tgaataaaataaaaaataacggtaaactaaattatatagtattaagAACCGTGCTCAGTGACGTTATATGTACCAACTACCATGATATTGGGATacgatcaattgctaactttcttaagttgctaacttgctaacttaTCAATATAGAGAGTATTCGGCTTGCAAGATTATATccgagattaaatttgtagtgtatTTGGTTCATGGGATTCAACCCCACAActcaattctagatggataatcatgggataattagttgTAGCTAaccccctatgactaaaataatctcaaaactcaatcctagattatattttggtattgtTTTATCTTGCAAACCAAACACCTccatagtgtattaaaaatgtcaacacgatgactgtaaaatgtcaatacataattttgttgaacttcaatataatatgtAGACATTTTGCTGtcaccgtgttgacatttttaatacactgtattAATGAGTTAGTATAATTAGCAACTTAAAGTTACCAATATAATGCACCcatatatttctatatatacatatatttattggtCAGGAGATTAGAGTTAAGGGATACAATCAACGGTGAGCAATCATTCCAACATGTGGggtttaaatttatttcatttcactaACTGTGGTGATTATGGTATATATGGTCCTCTAGCTATTGtatattaccaaaaaaatgaatatttaagaaagaaaaaggaaatattggGAGAAAGAACTtttgatataataataaactACACTTCCAAGAAAGAATtcgtataaaaaattattagaagCACTTAGACAAAATTTATTGGTGCAAGCTcgattttatatagtaataataaatataagtcAATTTAAGTATCAATTCTATTAGTCCCGTGGTTCCTAGAAAGATCATTATGATTGGGCCCAATTAATTTCTTGCATGTCATTTCATaaattggattatttttttcataaaaataaaaatggaatctttatatattagtactacatGATTCCCATTATTGTTCAAGTGTCTCATGTTATAATATAGGTGCAACCTACATTGCTTCAGTATAGGTTAAAGTAAGAGTTTTATAATATGTTGGGCACACTCTATTTAATAGCTTCACCTTTTAGAATAAGTTATAGTTATTAGAGTGAACCTCATGCTTTGGTTCAATTGGGGCATTATGAGATGCCATGGGTCGTCGGTCATCGTATGGGCTGCCGTTGGCAATTGATCGAAAACGTGGTGGTTTATTATGATACGGGTGCACCCCACATCGTCAAATGTATATATGTTTCCTCGGGGTCAACCCACTTGTTTTCATTATTACCGAGCTACCTTTGGAGCGGTTGTCAGCCTTGTGGTGCGACAACGACGTCTCAGTGTTCGCGATTGGGGTTTGCTTACGTTCTTTGTCGATCATCTATGCCAATGCGCTGTTGCACCGCTTCTACCTTCCGACTCTAACGACGACCTTTACAGTATGTTCGatctcataaattttattcgttcatgctttatttatttgctCTTCTTTCGTCGTATGTTTTCTCTCTTATCCATGTCCCCATCTAATAAATTAGTCTTACTTTAATCAtcctatttattaaaatataaaataatatattgggCCTTTCCACTAACATTGCacaatgttattttaataaaagaatattttaatgcaatCTCAATTgaaaaattggagaaaattcTAATAATAGACACACGAAAAATTTTGTGGGACCGTATTATATTTGGCCaatataaattctaatttaatttgtttatggTACCAAATTATGTTTATAGACAAAAATCAGGGTAGGAAAACAGGTAAAATTCAGACAATCGACTCGAAAAATTAGGTATCTACACTTGAAAAATGCATTAACACTTTATCCGAATCTCGACCTCATTATCTTTTTGAGTTTTCAATTACTTGATGCGAGTATCCGAACTGGTCAATCGGGTATCCAAAAACCAATGTTTTGGAcattgtcaaaattttcaaataaagttgaattctcaaaatatactatattatgaCTTGACAAAAGTGAAAGTagtttaatgaatttttttttttttttttgtatatttttttaagtaaaatgtCAAATTGAACCAtgtttaattgtattttatgtGATGTAAACAACATACTATATGGCAGCCAAGCACATTAACTAGAAATAGCAGAGCGAGAGTTTTATGGTAGAAATAGCCAAAGATTATTGAAATACTAGAGCTCCAGCtacttataaaaaaacacaaaacataaAAGTTTATAAAGAATTATAGAATTGGTAGAAATCAATGGTTGAACTAGAAGTTTTAAGGTGTTATATCATCATTGTTGCATGTGTAGTTTGtgtatatttgtaaaaaaatcacatttaaaACATCTTTGAAAAGATTTTTGCCCCTTAATAAAAGctactaatattaaaaaaattatggagtCTATCGGatatttagaaaatacaatatatctataatattctaattttttatctcTGATCCCGCTTTCGATACCGTTAATTATAGTATTGGGTTGCCAATACCCGACGGATATCAGATGGGTATGTTATAAGATGCTACTACCATTTTCTGTTTTCCTACCCTAAACAATGTAAAATGGCACGTTGTAAATGTTTTCTACTCTTCTAATAGTTAGTCaagaaatccatttttgaatcgtaaacaaaatagacaaaatagaataaaacaaaagatcaTTCAAAAGATCcttaatttgttttgaaaagTCGTTTTAGGGGGTCAAGGTTCGAATTTAAATAATGCAAATTTCTACTAAGATTACAAATTTGTCATTcgatataattaatttgtatttggATATTTAGTTCATTCTGATTAGATGGAAAATCttataattacattttttgtgaatttatatCGCTTACTTTGGAAATTAGATCTATTTTCACCTaccattgtttttttttttcatgccaacttattttaaatcaaCTCAACCACGGTTAAATCCAGTACTATCATTTAGTAAAGGgactttaaattttactactatttcttGAACGGTAAATTTCACTCTACTACTCCATGACTTTATATACATCaagttaatgtttttttttttaactttgagaataagaaaaaggtaCTTGGTATTCGATAGGAAGAGTAGTTTAGTATGACATATTGCATATTTCAtaagttattttattatgaaatcaatagatatataaattttagaatgATAAAAAGATTTCGATAGTACAGcctgaaatttataaaatcatggTATGATTATACCATGATTCGAATAGAACTTATTCGAatttaagataattaattcaattaacatCTCTTAAATTATCAcacttatatttttcattataaaattaatatagtaatagtaataaaattgaattaaccgctttctctacatttttttaaaaattttgcaGTCAAATGATCTTTTgaaaaagtactactattaattagtacCCCTTATTTTAATACAGTATTTGGTTGTTGCCACCAAACCCATTTATcgatttattaaaaaaaaatcaatgataAACAAATTTGTTATAACCTAAATTGAGAAGAAAGAAGCGATTCTTTTGACTTTGACATAAGATGAATGTGGATAATTATCTGtgattaaattgaaattctcAGAAACTGCCCCACTCCCAATTAATCAAACATAACCATTGCGCGTcaacaaataacaaataaattaaataaagaaaattacagATAaggggagagagaaagtaaaaggAATTTCAAGCAGAAAGCAGAATAGTGAAGTTTTGTCCCCTTTCCATCTCATTTAACCTTGCTCCGTCGTTCCTGAACTCTGCCTCGTGTATTGTGCAGATTTTGAATTCCTccatttcttcaacaaaaaTCTATCTTTTTGCTTATTCCATTTGTTCGAATTTTGAAGTTCTTGATTTGgttatgctttatttttaGCATTTGCTGCAGTTTTCTGATCGTTTGCTTCTGTGGGTTTGTGAAGTTGATTTTTGGGTGTCGGAGTTTAAGTCAAAATATTGCAAATTTAATgcaaagattggattttttgaGTGGAAAGTGGGAGATTTTGATTAAGGCATGAAGGAGGCATGGGGTCGTCTGTATTGACTGCGACATTAGTGGGCTTTCTTGATCTTTGGTTGAGAGGGGGTTTCTGCATTTAAAAAAGGGGTCTACTCTTTGCCCCCTTTGATTAGTTAAATCAAGGAGATTGAGAAAAATTGCACACAAGGGTTGACGCGTATTCAGCAATTTTGGTGAGTCAAGCCTCGAGCTCATGAATTCTTTAATGTCAATACTGTTTCTTGACTTTTGCATCTGTGTTTGAGGGTTTgtggagaaagaaagaaataaaggagaggagagagagagatttgagTGTTGATTCAGTTGGTTttgattgtgattttttgGGGTTGGTATTGGTTTTGGTTAGTTACTCTTAACATGATTAACAAGATATTTAGTAAGATTCCAAGGAAGAGCTCAAAATCTGGAGGAGAGCCTAGCCCCTCCTCGAGTTCTTCGACTGCTTCGAAGAGAAATGAAGGGGGGAATAAGAGATTGAGTAGTGCAGTGGATGATGCTAATGCTATCACTGCCCCGTTCTCAGTTTTAAGCGTTGGCAACAACGGAGATGATAGGTTTCTTCGAGATAGGAACTTGAGAGGGGATGTAAACATAGCTTCTGCTTCGTATGAAGCGTTGCCAAGCTTTAGGGATGTCCCGAGCTCTGAGAAGCAGCTATTGTTCATCAGGAAGGTGAAGATGTGTTGTGTCGAATTTGACTTCACTGACCCCACGAAGAATCTCAAAGAGAAGGAGATCAAGCGGCAGACTTTGTTAGAGTTAGTCGAGTACTTGACTTCTGCAAGTGGGAAGTTTAGTGAAAATGTGATGCAGGAGGCTGTTAAGATGGTGTCAGCCAACATCTTTAGGGAGTTCACGCCTCAGCCTAGGGAGAACAAGCTTGTTGATGGCGTTGATTTGGAAGAGGAAGAGCCTGCGATGGACCCCGCGTGGTCTCATTTGCAAGTTGTGTATGAATTCTTGCTGAGGTTTGTTGCTTCGCCAGAGACAGATCCGAAAATTGCCAAAAGATATGTGGATCATTCCTTTGTGCTGAAACTGCTCGGCCTCTTTGACTCTGAAGATCCGAGGGAGAGGGAGTATCTGAAAACCATACTACACCGCATCTATGGGAAGTTCATGGTGCACCGGCCCTTCATTAGGAAATCAATCAATAACATATTCTACCATTTTGTTTTCGAGACGGAGAAACACAATGGCATTGCTGAGTTTCTTGAAGTCCTTGGCAGCATAATCAACGGGTTTGCTCTGCCGCTCAAGGAGGAACATAAACTGTTTCTTGTCCGGACTTTGATTCCTCTGCATAAGCCGAAATGTTTGGGGATGTATCATCAGCAGTTATCTTACTGCATTACACAGTTTGTCGAGAAAGACTGCAAGCTCGCTGATATCATTATCAGGGGACTGATAAAGTACTGGCCCGTTACAAACAGCTCGAAGGAAGTTCTGTTTCTTAATGAGCTCGAGGAGGTATTGGAAGCAACTCAGGCGCCAGAATTCCAGCGCTGTATGGTACCTCTGTTTCATCAAATTTCGCGAAGCTTGAATAGTTTGCATTTTCAGGTACTTATTATACACTCCCAGAATCCTTTgcttgttttttctttctgaattttgtttgaatatcTGTTTCAAAGAACTTTTGATATGCTCCTATGTCCTTCAAGAACTTTTATATGCCAATATTTTTTCGATAGTGGAATTTAGCTCATTGATTTTATGTATTCTGATGATTTGAGATCATTGATGCATATGCCAATGGGAGTGGGATCAGCAACTTGTTGTATGATTCATGTTTCGAGGTTCAGATTGTATACCACCATTTCGATCGAAGTATGGTTCAATCAATTACTAATTGAATATGttgtcattttcttcatttatcaGTGTCATAACTCGGTGAACTCCTTAGAAATATTGAACTGCATCCTATTATATCTGCATTTAACGACTATTAGATATGGCAATCGAAATAGACATGATTTCTGTTACTGTTGAGTTTCTGTATAGAGAACTGATGACTGCACGCGTTCACATTAATGAGCCTCTGGTTAAAGTAATTTTAGTTGTGAATTTGCATGTCATAAGCCACATACAGTTTATTCCCGAAGATAGTAACGGGTGATGAGTAGGTGGGACTGGTGATGTAATCCACACCTTGCCCCGGCTTCAACCGTGTATTTATGTTGTAATATATATGTCCTCGTTGCACCTGTGTGGATCCTCGTTGCTCTTGATGAGGATACTTTATCTTATCAATTAGTAATTTGATCGAAACCAAAACTTGATTCGCTTATAGGTAATGAACTTAAAACTTCGGAAGACAAACTGCAGATGCTAACATGTAGAATATACTAAGGTTGATATGTGTGTGAGGATTACAAGGTTGGGCCAGGAACATTCACCCTCGTCCCATCCTTCTCGTTGggagaaaaaaaggaaatctTGACTGTCATTACCACCGCGACTTgcatttaagaaaaaaagagatcTTGACTTGTATGGTTTGGCAACGGTAAAACAGCATGTTCTCGAATGTTGTTCTCAAATGTTCTGATACAAGAATGGTGTTCTCGAATGTCTATACAAATCCTGATATTTTCGTAGTTGATGGAAATTCGTTTCAAGAATGTGTCTTGAAAATTTAGctgattatgtatttatttgtcGATTTAGGTGGCGGAGAGGGCTTTGTTTCTGTGGAACAACGATCACATCGAGAACCTGGTAAAGCAGAACCGCAAGGTGATACTTCCGATCATCTTCCCCGCGCTGGAGAAGAACGCTCGGCATCACTGGAATCAGGCGGTCCACAGCCTGACCTTGAACGTGCGCAAGTTCTTCTATGATCTCGACCCGGACCTATTCAAGGCCTGCCAGATCAAGTTCCAAGACGACGAAGCGAAGGAGAACGACATCCGAGAGAGACGCGAAACGACGTGGAAACGCTTGGAGCAAGTGGCTACTGCTAAGAAGGCTGCAAATAATGGTCCTTGAACTggattgtttttgtttcttggAGATTTGTTgtcatatttgttttgattttctgaatttttgtCAATTTCTATATATTCTTTCCCTTTTTGTGGTTTGCATGAGGGTTGAGAGGAGCTTCATAATTAGACGGTAGGTTTAGCCGTTGGTgtatttcttttgatttttgagacATGCTGAATTTCAGTTTCTTTTTATGGCTGCAAAAGGCAGCCAATTTAAGGATATTTGTTCTTAAGTATATCTGTTCTTAATAAGCCTAAATTGGGTTTACTCTTGCTCCATTCAAATAGTATGAAATATATGCactgttttttgtttttgtttttatttttattttttaggaaaacaaattatgtgcttttttatattttaagtatgtcatttttattccaattgtttaattttaatgaattaaaattttaaaatattagtacgatttaaataattaagaatgaaATTTGCAATTTGCATATATTTTGACTTCCAAATTTGCACTTAAATGTTTTTGgacgtttttcttttctttttattcattattttaacaactttttttcatttctcaagTCAATTTTGAAgtccttttcttttatctaATTTTCCCCTCCAAATCATGTCATCTTTGacaatttgattttcaattgcATCGCAACTGCTTTATTCATCCATTAGaatatacatttttctttatagtctatcccataaaaattatactactttATATTAATCCATAATAATTCACAAATGgatttgagattttgatgCAATGGACTGGAGAGAATGTATAGTCTATcccataaaaattatactactttATATTAATCCATAATAATTCACAAATGgatttgagattttgatgCAATGGACTGAAGAGAATGTAATCTCAAGTGGGACAACAAATCGCATATCAAAGTAGGGTCGAAGGTCGACCAAAACTATCACCCGTATATAAGGATCggaaaattttattagattCGGCATTTAGAGCCATCACTGACTCCAATATCAAAATGATCTACCTAACTCTTCTGAGTTGATATTCATTTTCGTTTTTCATCTGTCACTCATTATCAGGAACAACCACTGTACAACTCCTACCTTTTGACGATGTCACTTACTTTCTTCAGTATCACAAATTCTATTTCCTAAATCCGCATTTAAACAGAGTCCATTCATATCacttacaaataattaaaacgaCAATTATTTCAACCCGCCCCAAATGACCAAATTCTCAATAGAATctccaataatttaatttaaaaacaacaTAAGGTGACTATTATTGACAGCCGCTGTACCTTCCAGCAATGGTGCAACCAATCAATGCTGGCACCAAAGTCCAGGTTGGAATCCAAGTCACATTTTCACAacaatattagtactatatataaacaaaataaattcaaactctagaaaatattctctctagaagctctctcatcatcaccatcatcaccatcatcatcatccatgGAATTGAATCAGTCTCGTTCAAATCTAGCATCTTTCTCCatgtaaaaatcaaatcttttttCACACACGCAGAAAATTCCCTTCGATAAATGCTTCCATTTCTGCGTGTGAATCAACAATGCCGACCGTCACAGTCAAATTGTACAGCGTCCTCTTCAAATTCTTCCTCAAACGCAAGCTCCTCACCTTGATCGACGCCGCAATTGACCCCTACGGGATCGCAATCCGCCCCGATGAAGCCGTGGCTGCCGCCAACCCCAGCTTCTCCGACGACGGCGTCGCCACCAAGGACCTCCACATCGACCCCTTAACCCCTCTCTCGCTGCGAATTTTCCTCCCGGACTCCGCCGTCGTTTCCCCCAAATCGGTCCCCAACCTTAGGGTTAGGGTTCCGAAGGGGGTTTACGGCGGGTATCTGCCGGAGAGCAGCGGGCGGAATTGCCGGAAGCTGCCGGTTATTCTGCAATTCCACGGCGGGGGGTGGGTTAGCGGGGGGAGCGACACGGTGGCGAACGATGTGTTTTGCAGGAGGGTGGCGAGATCGTGCGAcgcggtggtggtggcggtggGGTATAGGCTGGCGCCGGAGAGTCGGTATCCGGCGCCGTTCGAGGA
The genomic region above belongs to Salvia hispanica cultivar TCC Black 2014 chromosome 3, UniMelb_Shisp_WGS_1.0, whole genome shotgun sequence and contains:
- the LOC125209731 gene encoding serine/threonine protein phosphatase 2A 57 kDa regulatory subunit B' theta isoform-like — protein: MINKIFSKIPRKSSKSGGEPSPSSSSSTASKRNEGGNKRLSSAVDDANAITAPFSVLSVGNNGDDRFLRDRNLRGDVNIASASYEALPSFRDVPSSEKQLLFIRKVKMCCVEFDFTDPTKNLKEKEIKRQTLLELVEYLTSASGKFSENVMQEAVKMVSANIFREFTPQPRENKLVDGVDLEEEEPAMDPAWSHLQVVYEFLLRFVASPETDPKIAKRYVDHSFVLKLLGLFDSEDPREREYLKTILHRIYGKFMVHRPFIRKSINNIFYHFVFETEKHNGIAEFLEVLGSIINGFALPLKEEHKLFLVRTLIPLHKPKCLGMYHQQLSYCITQFVEKDCKLADIIIRGLIKYWPVTNSSKEVLFLNELEEVLEATQAPEFQRCMVPLFHQISRSLNSLHFQVAERALFLWNNDHIENLVKQNRKVILPIIFPALEKNARHHWNQAVHSLTLNVRKFFYDLDPDLFKACQIKFQDDEAKENDIRERRETTWKRLEQVATAKKAANNGP